In a single window of the Streptomyces sp. NBC_00094 genome:
- a CDS encoding phosphotransferase has product MKIIGQGRTADVYALDEVGERVLRRYRDGSDATREAGVMTRLADHGYPVPAVLHAEGADLVMERLTGPSLLDALLDGTYEPEPAGELIAGLLDRLHALPETRPIRPHGPRLLHLDLHPGNVVLTPRGPVVIDWQTAEEGPPGLDHAMSALILAEVAVSPAPYAPGARTGLAALLSAVHAPLLPHLPAARTRRAADPNLTPGEVATLGAAESLVRSLAVT; this is encoded by the coding sequence TTGAAGATCATCGGGCAGGGCAGGACGGCGGACGTCTACGCGCTGGACGAGGTCGGGGAGCGGGTCCTGCGGAGGTACCGGGACGGCTCCGACGCGACCCGCGAGGCCGGGGTGATGACACGGCTGGCGGACCACGGCTATCCGGTGCCGGCGGTGCTGCACGCCGAGGGCGCCGACCTGGTGATGGAGCGCCTCACGGGGCCGTCGCTCCTGGACGCGCTCCTGGACGGTACGTACGAGCCGGAACCGGCCGGCGAGCTGATCGCGGGGCTCCTCGACCGCCTGCACGCGCTGCCGGAGACGCGCCCCATCCGCCCGCACGGCCCGCGCCTCCTGCACCTGGACCTGCATCCGGGGAACGTGGTGCTCACGCCCCGGGGCCCGGTCGTCATCGACTGGCAGACGGCCGAGGAGGGCCCGCCGGGCCTGGACCACGCCATGTCGGCGCTGATCCTCGCGGAGGTCGCGGTCTCCCCGGCCCCGTACGCCCCCGGCGCCCGCACGGGTCTCGCCGCGCTCCTGTCGGCCGTCCACGCCCCGCTGCTCCCCCACCTCCCGGCGGCCCGCACGCGCCGGGCCGCCGACCCGAACCTGACTCCCGGCGAGGTGGCGACCCTGGGTGCGGCGGAGTCCCTCGTGAGGTCCCTGGCCGTCACCTGA